In Aedes albopictus strain Foshan chromosome 3, AalbF5, whole genome shotgun sequence, the following are encoded in one genomic region:
- the LOC109407552 gene encoding alpha-amylase A-like produces the protein MQSVLASLLAAVILLANSNVQGQHDPHFWSGHSGIVHLFEWKFSDIALECERFLGPRGYGGIQLSPVNENVIVQLGSNRPWWERYQPVSYKLITRSGNEQDFLDMSRRCNAVGVRLYVDIIINHMSRDPNDGSIGTGTAGSTANSATRDYPAVPFSNIDFNPSCPITDWGNAWQVRNCELLELPDLDQSRDWVRDKIVEFLDHLIDLGVAGFRVDAAKHMYPHDMEVIFNRLRNLNTNFGFAAGSRAFMMQEVIDGGAHEPIRKYEYTHLGTVTEFQYSFYVGRAFTGGDFLVWLRNFGEEWGLLPSIDALVFVDNHDNQRDHALTHKTPKAYKMATAFAAAYPFGQLRLMSSFYFDDRDQGPPQDGNGNIVSPSINPDQTCGNGWVCEHRWRQIAHMIDFRNVCWGTPMINWWSNGENKIAFARGNCGFVAFNNQQGQDMLEVLQTGLPAGIYCDVISGERVGHSCTGKSVTVLADGRASIHIPHDGEDGVLAFHIESRI, from the exons ATGCAGTCTGTGCTGGCCTCGTTGCTGGCCGCAGTAATCTTGTTGGCAAACTCTAACGTGCAAGGTCAACATGATCCTCACTTCTGGAGTGGACATAGTGGAATTGTGCATCTGTTTGAGTGGAAATTCTCGGATATTGCTCTCGAGTGTGAACGGTTTTTGGGACCACGAGGCTACGGAGGTATTCAG TTGTCGCCAGTAAATGAGAATGTCATTGTTCAACTAGGAAGCAATCGTCCTTGGTGGGAACGATACCAGCCCGTATCGTATAAGCTAATAACGCGTTCAGGGAATGAACAGGATTTCCTGGATATGTCTCGTCGTTGTAATGCAGTTGGAGTTCGTCTGTACGTGGATATCATCATCAATCATATGTCCAGGGATCCAAACGATGGTTCTATCGGAACGGGTACCGCCGGTTCTACTGCCAATTCTGCTACACGTGATTATCCCGCTGTTCCGTTCTCAAACATTGATTTCAATCCTTCCTGTCCGATCACCGATTGGGGTAACGCTTGGCAAGTAAGAAATTGTGAGCTATTGGAATTGCCCGACTTGGATCAGAGTAGGGACTGGGTTCGCGACAAGATCGTCGAATTTTTGGATCATTTGATCGATCTGGGCGTGGCTGGTTTTCGAGTTGACGCTGCTAAGCATATGTATCCGCATGATATGGAGGTGATCTTCAATCGTTTGAGAAATCTCAACACCAACTTTGGGTTTGCTGCAGGATCACGTGCGTTCATGATGCAAGAAGTCATCGATGGTGGTGCTCATGAACCCATCAGGAAGTATGAGTACACCCATCTTGGAACAGTAACCGAGTTCCAGTACTCATTCTATGTCGGACGTGCATTTACTGGAGGTGACTTCCTCGTATGGCTGAGAAACTTTGGAGAAGAATGGGGATTGTTGCCATCAATAGATGCTCTAGTTTTCGTGGATAATCACGATAACCAACGTGATCATGCATTGACTCATAAAACACCGAAGGCGTACAAGATGGCCACTGCCTTCGCTGCTGCTTATCCTTTCGGACAACTGCGTCTTATGAGTTCCTTCTACTTCGATGACAGAGATCAAGGACCACCACAGGATGGCAAtggaaatatagtttctccgTCGATCAATCCGGATCAAACCTGTGGAAACGGCTGGGTCTGTGAACATCGTTGGCGCCAAATCGCCCACATGATCGACTTTAGAAATGTTTGCTGGGGAACTCCTATGATAAATTGGTGGTCCAACGGCGAAAACAAAATCGCATTCGCTCGTGGAAATTGTGGTTTTGTGGCTTTCAACAATCAGCAAGGGCAGGATATGCTCGAGGTTCTCCAAACCGGTCTTCCCGCGGGAATTTATTGTGACGTTATTTCTGGTGAAAGAGTAGGACACTCTTGCACGGGAAAATCGGTTACTGTGCTTGCTGATGGTCGTGCATCCATTCACATTCCCCACGACGGCGAAGATGGTGTTCTTGCTTTCCATATTGAG TCTCGAATCTAA
- the LOC109407553 gene encoding uncharacterized protein LOC109407553 — protein sequence MAKGAKKKTKWVSLSLASTTAGTVPAAEHHEAASESSRGTKKSAYSAPNLDRSSCSENAPSNVAFVERKSPWNTNNGYFRSQSTDESNGQTYPNGYRTHPSRNYSAHFKSHYNKSSYYHNGSRRPHYSSYNDRSRSNNVNEPKSEQNGAVIINEEEYTKITTPRQDVLFKKGYLSRPKKHTTTSTTSANESGTATGSSSVNGTTTDGSDAALGSGTVSTAESVTSDSTYLTDGHLLDYPAPLPYFGYIDPSGVLVMNGFAVDNSGYPYMNGGQTYIYPPNYHCPSTFNEDAQTGDAEEEDPAASIGDQIQSSESFNGISESAVQGLQDTVDSDIMFNSISEETVEALVSENDGADSNQQVPQQSMLSPLDSSYDLAQYYNNFYYGCMLTPFPVVNGDMYYDQFGGVSEEEQVREQSFRRRKKRYRNLDEYPPTFYPDGTVDTMYQYSNVSNISENGMPNPTEVPVDFVAFESTSNDRTVPTLPPITENIDTTNQTTSELPSSHQADQCASPSRSSKPANPAKVEDRSPPSAVSQSSGKPRSHVQKTRKKDLIEMTRAFAEQNIDLSRPVSLYKSPEDKTSEASEWKTVRNGKEVAIKDDREVSVRDTIKKSKEDSEPVKTEKLFFDDCKPDQSVVSGVSDETRRSKKEATSKKGKKTAKGKGKKQKRQAVANHQTGFEVIEPEFIVDKKDLSQARNEEPIAVYDEDLDEDDTEVHAEINVELEEVQNLNLNEVEPISSTSVIEHDVDDDDEECLENDLHGIQLSDLQLEEGNQEDESSQKEVEEQEIIDPVSQESEIVNISEEIIEEHTMPQIEENVEVHENIEVQEVLSDSKEVNTIEGTTPNQASAEDINLIETVLPLESTSLVQLEDHELGVEEEEEQKCKHFSMDEYSEEFDSGVQSPAAFTSSSSDSKDRKSSSSSFGSQDIHLTDAVTKWLSETLSNKRLEEMFVLPEDPLLLHRIHQFNVLNFDESLVVSSDTYSSSSEDDAEDSVDSDYMSDVQVKKRELNGGPEGQQKTELKKDQLAKQTANGHHRLMNGGDHSNHKQKRCIIM from the exons ATGGCGAAGGGAGCCAAGAAGAAAACGAAATGGGTGTCCCTTTCGCTAGCTAGTACTACCGCCGGCACAGTTCCCGCAGCCGAACACCACGAAGCCG CATCCGAATCATCTCGAGGGACCAAAAAATCCGCATACAGTGCACCAAACCTAGATAGATCATCGTGTTCAGAGAACGCGCCCTCTAATGTTGCGTTCGTTGAGCGGAAATCACCATGGAACACCAACAACGGTTATTTCCGAAGTCAAAGCACCGACGAAAGCAATGGCCAAACATACCCCAATGGGTATCGAACTCATCCTTCGAGGAACTATTCAGCTCATTTTAAAAGTCATTACAATAAGAGTAGTTATTATCACAACGGTAGTAGGAGACCCCATTACAGTAGCTATAATGATAGAAGTAGATCCAATAACGTTAACGAACCCAAAAGCGAACAAAATGGTGCTGTGATCATTAACGAAG AAGAATATACGAAAATAACTACTCCACGACAGGATGTACTGTTTAAGAAGGGCTACCTATCCAGGCCGAAAAAACACACAACGACATCAACGACATCAGCGAATGAGAGTGGAACCGCAACGGGAAGCAGTTCCGTGAATGGAACGACGACTGATGGGAGTGATGCGGCCCTCGGTAGTGGAACGGTGTCCACCGCCGAATCGGTTACGTCCGATTCAACGTACCTTACCGATGGGCACCTGCTGGACTATCCCGCCCCGTTGCCGTACTTTGGATACATCGATCCGAGTGGAGTTCTAGTCATGAATG GTTTTGCCGTAGATAACAGTGGTTATCCCTACATGAACGGTGGGCAGACGTACATTTACCCCCCTAACTACCACTGCCCTTCTACGTTCAACGAGGATGCACAAACCGGAGACGCTGAAGAAGAGGATCCTGCGGCATCGATTGGCGACCAAATTCAGTCCAGCGAATCATTCAACGGCATCTCGGAAAGTGCAGTTCAAGGCCTCCAGGACACCGTGGACTCCGATATTATGTTCAACAGTATATCGGAGGAAACTGTCGAAGCGTTGGTGAGCGAGAATGATGGTGCAGATTCGAATCAACAAGTGCCACAACAGTCGATGCTTTCGCCACTAGACAGCAGCTACGATTTGGCTCAATATTACAATAACTTCTACTATGGATGCATGTTGACTCCCTTCCCGGTGGTGAACGGTG ATATGTACTACGATCAGTTTGGAGGAGTCAGCGAAGAAGAGCAAGTTAGAGAGCAGAGCTTCAGGAGACGGAAGAAACGTTACAGGAATTTGGATGAG TACCCACCAACTTTTTATCCAGACGGAACAGTAGATACG ATGTATCAGTACTCCAATGTATCCAACATCTCCGAGAATGGAATGCCCAACCCCACTGAAGTGCCTGTCGATTTTGTTGCTTTCGAATCCACCTCAAACGATAGAACGGTTCCAACTCTACCACCAATCACTGAAAATATCGATACCACCAATCAAACCACCAGCGAGCTTCCTTCTAGTCACCAAGCCGATCAATGTGCTTCGCCATCGCGATCTTCTAAACCTGCAAATCCCGCAAAAGTCGAAGATCGATCTCCCCCTAGTGCGGTTTCCCAATCGTCCGGTAAACCGAGATCTCACGTTCAGAAAACCCGCAAGAAGGATCTTATCGAAATGACTCGAGCTTTCGCCGAACAAAACATAGATCTGTCGAGGCCTGTTAGTTTATACAAATCACCGGAAGATAAAACAAGCGAGGCGAGCGAATGGAAAACCGTTCGCAACGGGAAAGAAGTAGCGATCAAAGACGACCGTGAAGTTAGCGTAAGGGACACTATCAAGAAGAGTAAGGAAGATTCAGAACCAGTTAAAACCGAAAAACTGTTCTTCGATGATTGTAAGCCGGACCAGTCGGTTGTGAGTGGCGTGTCCGACGAAACTAGGCGAAGTAAAAAAGAAGCAACGTCGAAAAAGGGTAAAAAGACTGCCAAAGGAAAAGGAAAGAAACAAAAGAGGCAAGCAGTGGCAAACCATCAAACAGGGTTTGAGGTTATTGAACCGGAATTTATTGTCGATAAAAAAGATTTGTCTCAAGCTAGGAATGAAGAACCAATTGCTGTTTATGACGAGGATTTAGATGAAGATGATACTGAAGTTCACGCTGAAATTAATGTTGAATTAGAAGAAGTACAAAATCTGAATTTAAACGAAGTCGAACCGATCAGTTCTACTTCAGTTATTGAGCATGATGTAGATGATGATGACGAAGAATGTCTCGAAAACGATCTCCACGGTATACAGTTGTCCGACTTGCAACTTGAAGAAGGTAATCAAGAAGATGAAAGTTCTCAAAAAGAAGTAGAGGAGCAGGAAATCATCGATCCTGTGAGTCAAGAATCTGAAATCGTTAATATATCagaagaaataattgaagaacATACAATGCCTCAAATTGAGGAGAACGTTGAAGTGCATGAGAATATCGAAGTGCAAGAGGTGCTTTCAGACTCGAAGGAAGTGAATACAATTGAGGGAACGACACCTAATCAAGCAAGTGCAGAGGATATTAATCTGATTGAAACTGTACTTCCCTTAGAATCAACTTCCTTAGTCCAGTTGGAAGACCACGAGCTAGGtgttgaagaagaagaagagcaaaAATGCAAGCATTTCTCTATGGATGAATATTCGGAAGAATTTGACTCTGGTGTCCAAAGCCCTGCGGCATTCACATCCTCCAGCAGTGACAGCAAGGATCGCAAATCATCCTCAAGTTCTTTCGGCAGTCAGGATATTCATCTAACCGATGCAGTCACGAAGTGGCTTTCTGAAACGTTGAGCAACAAGCGGTTGGAGGAAATGTTTGTTCTTCCGGAAGATCCACTGTTGCTGCACAGAATTCATCAGTTCAATGTGCTGAATTTTGATGAATCCCTTGTGGTTTCCTCGGACACCTACAGCAGCAGCAGTGAGGATGATGCCGAAGACAGCGTCGACAGTGACTACATGAGCGATGTGCAGGTGAAGAAGCGAGAACTCAACGGAGGACCCGAGGGGCAGCAAAAGACAGAACTCAAGAAAGACCAGCTTGCTAAGCAGACTGCGAATGGTCACCATCGTCTGATGAATGGCGGTGACCATTCTAATCATAAGCAAAAACGCTGTATTATTATGTAA
- the LOC109407551 gene encoding uncharacterized protein LOC109407551, protein MNGKVLHWSYRDFRQMPEELRACCDQVEEVYLKENFIPSVPAWFCEEMSGLKFVCLAGNLIVDVPEQISLLKHLESLNLSQNLIEALPKSIGKLRNMCSLKLSENKLTRLPKEIGALENLEILEVSKNRFSELPVELSNCHKLKELILDDNYLLCRIPTKLFTIPQLTYVSAERCNLVLLPFVVNTTTLEHVRVFNNYTLTHYPIALEKFMQPSYESFTAVEPKRIPKNCFYQRVSCDAIAQNLIFPIELTTILDRRNATNAPSSLVEMCLRSCNCCNNNAVWSDSWLPDNLSRRLRNGPVALCGSIPCSKEVFSECFLGLVKRRKQSRLVVLSVLFCSKLCADLWFRYNCDIYEELNWVLV, encoded by the exons ATGAACGGTAAAGTGCTGCACTGGAGCTACCGCGATTTCCGGCAAATGCCCGAAGAGCTACGCGCCTGCTGCGATCAGGTTGAAGAGGTGTACCTGAAGGAGAACTTCATCCCATCGGTTCCGGCGTGGTTCTGTGAGGAAATGAGCGGCTTGAAGTTCGTTTGCTTGGCGGGTAACCTGATAGTGGATGTACCGGAGCAGATATCGCTGTTGAAACATTTGGAGTCGCTGAACTTGTCGCAGAACTTGATTGAAGCTCTACCGAAAAGTATCGGAAAGTTACGTAATATGTGTAGCTTGAAATTGAGTGAAAACAAACTGACTCGATTGCCAAAAG AGATAGGCGCATTGGAGAACTTGGAGATTCTAGAGGTGTCCAAAAACAGATTTAGTGAGCTGCCTGTGGAGCTGTCCAATTGTCACAAATTGAAAGAACTGATACTAGACGACAACTATTTGCTGTGTCGAATTccaacaaagttgtttacgattccGCAGTTGACATATGTGTCTGCAGAAAGATGTAATCTGGTGTTGCTACCGTTCGTTGTAAACACGACTACTCTGGAACACGTGAGAGTGTTCAACAACTACACCCTGACGCACTATCCGATTGCCCTGGAGAAGTTCATGCAACCAAGTTACGAATCATTTACTGCCGTTGAACCGAAAAG AATTCCGAAGAATTGCTTTTATCAACGCGTAAGCTGTGATGCGATAGCTCAAAACCTAATTTTCCCCATCGAGTTAACAACGATTCTTGATCGTCGAAATGCTACGAATGCTCCCAGTTCTCTGGTGGAAATGTGCTTGCGAAGCTGTAACTGCTGTAATAATAATGCGGTATGGTCAGATAGCTGGCTACCAGATAACTTAAGTAGAAGACTTCGCAACGGTCCAGTGGCGCTTTGCGGTAGTATTCCTTGCTCTAAAGAAGTATTCAGTGAATGTTTTCTGGGACTGGTCAAAAG ACGGAAACAAAGTCGTTTGGTCGTATTGAGTGTACTCTTCTGTTCCAAATTGTGTGCTGATTTGTGGTTTCGCTATAACTGCGACATCTACGAAGAACTTAACTGGGTGCTGGTTTAG